One stretch of Pseudoalteromonas shioyasakiensis DNA includes these proteins:
- the pepP gene encoding Xaa-Pro aminopeptidase: MSSIVIDKAEFKARRERLLAMMDKNSVAIIPAAGEVTRSRDTEYAFRQDSDFFYLTGFNEPDAVLVLCPSSDTPSTLICRNKDKLAEIWHGRRIGFEKAKSEYLLDATSPLTELDEQLLDLVNGQQILFYAQGTYPNFDAKIWDLLSTLRGAPKKGYKAPHTIKDIRGLVHEMRLFKSDAELNIMRKACEISAQGHIRAMQFAKPGATEYQLEAELHHHYAMNGARHPAYGTIVGSGDNANILHYTQNDAELKDGDLVLIDSGCELEGYAADITRTFPINGKFSEPQAALYNIVLAAQEAAFSQVKPGGSLSKANELASTVLTQGLIDLGILTGELDELMANQACKAFYMHGLGHWLGLDVHDVGEYKLDEKERVFEPGMVLTIEPGLYISEDAKAPEQYKGIGIRIEDNLLVTQDGHENLTISVPKTISDIEAVMQANKG; the protein is encoded by the coding sequence ATGTCGTCTATTGTAATCGATAAAGCTGAATTTAAAGCCCGTCGTGAGCGTCTGCTTGCGATGATGGATAAAAACAGTGTGGCTATTATTCCTGCTGCAGGAGAAGTAACACGTAGTCGTGATACTGAGTATGCATTTCGCCAAGACAGTGATTTCTTCTACCTAACAGGGTTTAACGAACCGGATGCAGTTTTAGTATTGTGTCCGTCGAGCGATACGCCAAGTACTCTTATTTGCCGTAACAAAGACAAACTTGCTGAAATTTGGCATGGTCGCAGAATAGGCTTCGAAAAGGCTAAATCTGAGTACTTACTCGACGCAACTAGCCCACTTACTGAACTAGATGAACAATTATTAGATTTGGTGAACGGCCAGCAGATTTTATTTTATGCACAAGGCACTTACCCAAACTTCGATGCAAAGATCTGGGATTTATTAAGCACACTTCGCGGCGCACCTAAAAAAGGCTACAAAGCCCCGCACACCATTAAAGATATTCGTGGTTTAGTGCACGAAATGCGTTTATTTAAATCTGACGCAGAATTAAACATTATGCGCAAAGCCTGCGAAATTAGTGCGCAAGGTCATATTCGCGCTATGCAGTTTGCCAAACCAGGCGCAACTGAATACCAATTAGAAGCTGAACTGCATCATCATTATGCAATGAATGGTGCTCGTCATCCTGCTTATGGCACGATTGTGGGCAGTGGTGACAACGCCAATATTTTGCACTACACACAAAATGACGCTGAACTAAAAGATGGTGATTTAGTGTTAATTGATTCTGGCTGTGAACTTGAAGGTTATGCGGCAGATATTACACGGACTTTCCCAATCAATGGCAAATTTAGCGAACCTCAAGCAGCGCTTTACAATATTGTATTAGCAGCCCAAGAAGCGGCATTTAGCCAAGTAAAACCGGGTGGTAGTTTGTCTAAAGCCAATGAATTGGCCTCGACGGTACTTACGCAAGGGCTCATTGATTTAGGCATTCTAACGGGCGAGCTTGATGAACTAATGGCTAACCAAGCGTGCAAAGCCTTTTACATGCATGGACTTGGCCACTGGTTAGGGTTAGACGTTCACGATGTTGGCGAATATAAGCTTGATGAAAAAGAGCGTGTATTTGAGCCGGGCATGGTGCTAACTATCGAGCCGGGTTTATATATTAGCGAAGATGCAAAAGCACCAGAGCAATATAAAGGCATCGGTATTCGTATTGAAGATAACTTACTTGTCACTCAAGATGGCCATGAAAACCTGACCATTTCGGTTCCAAAAACCATTAGTGACATTGAAGCAGTGATGCAAGCAAACAAAGGCTAG
- a CDS encoding UPF0149 family protein — MSTLPDYQQAQLLLEKNEIFVAPAEAHGVISGLLACGINIEAEEYLGLLSDVFNDGLAFNKDLKAFFADVYSQVVASFSDEEFQFDLFLPSDDETLIDLANGLVSWVSGFMLGFGLKQKDYGKLSADVKEVISDFSEITRLDTMFEETEEDSQALHEVIEYVRVSALLCFAELGKEPTDKNPKKTLH, encoded by the coding sequence ATGAGCACGTTACCTGATTACCAACAAGCCCAATTGTTATTAGAAAAAAATGAAATTTTCGTCGCACCAGCCGAAGCCCATGGTGTGATCAGTGGTTTATTAGCCTGTGGCATCAATATTGAAGCCGAAGAATACTTAGGTTTACTAAGTGATGTATTCAACGATGGCTTAGCCTTCAATAAAGATTTAAAAGCATTTTTTGCTGACGTTTATTCTCAGGTTGTGGCCAGCTTTAGTGATGAAGAATTTCAGTTTGATCTATTCTTACCAAGCGATGATGAAACACTGATCGATTTAGCTAATGGATTAGTATCTTGGGTATCGGGTTTTATGCTTGGTTTTGGGTTAAAACAAAAAGATTACGGCAAGTTATCAGCTGATGTGAAAGAAGTAATTAGCGATTTTAGTGAAATTACCCGCTTAGACACCATGTTTGAAGAGACCGAAGAAGATAGCCAAGCACTGCACGAGGTGATTGAATATGTGCGTGTTTCTGCGTTGTTATGTTTTGCTGAGCTAGGTAAAGAGCCTACAGACAAAAATCCTAAGAAGACCCTTCACTAA